The proteins below come from a single Alligator mississippiensis isolate rAllMis1 chromosome 2, rAllMis1, whole genome shotgun sequence genomic window:
- the RPS29 gene encoding small ribosomal subunit protein uS14, producing the protein MGHQQLYWSHPRKFGQGSRSCRVCSNRHGLIRKYGLNMCRQCFRQYAKDIGFIKLD; encoded by the exons atgggcCACCAGCAGCTCTACTGGAGCCACCCCAGGAAGTTCGGGCAGGGCTCGCGCTCCTG CCGCGTGTGCTCCAACCGGCACGGCCTGATCCGCAAGTACGGGCTCAACATGTGCCGGCAGTGCTTCCGCCAGTACGCCAAGGACATCGGCTTCATCAAG CTGGACTGA